Proteins encoded in a region of the Zea mays cultivar B73 chromosome 2, Zm-B73-REFERENCE-NAM-5.0, whole genome shotgun sequence genome:
- the LOC100282252 gene encoding ORM1-like protein 3: MGRRGEPYYVEAVPPVDVNKNTEWFMYPGVWTTYILMLFFAWLLVLSVSGCSPGAAWTVVNLAHFAITYHFFHWKKGTPFAADDQGIYSRLTWWEQIDNGQQLTRNRKFLTVVPVVLYLIASHLTDYKQPMFFLNTIAVFVLVVAKLPNMHKVRIFGINADI; this comes from the exons atggggcggagaggggagcCCTACTACGTCGAGGCGGTGCCGCCGGTGGACGTGAACAAGAACACAGAGTGGTTCATGTACCCGGGCGTCTGGACCACCTACATCCTCATGCTCTTCTTCGCCTGGCTTCTCGTCCTCTCCGTCTCTGGTTGCTCCCCGGGGGCAGCCTGGACCGTCGTCAACCTCGCGCACTTCGCC ATCACTTACCACTTCTTCCATTGGAAGAAAGGAACCCCTTTTGCTGCTGATGACCAAGGCATCTACAGCAGATTGACATGGTGGGAGCAAATTGACAATGGTCAGCAGCTTACTCGGAACAGGAAGTTTTTAACTGTGGTACCTGTGGTGCT GTATCTTATTGCGTCGCACTTGACCGACTACAAGCAGCCGATGTTTTTTCTCAACACGATTGCAGTTTTCGTGCTGGTCGTGGCAAAATTGCCGAACATGCACAAGGTCCGCATATTTGGAATCAATGCAGACATCTGA